The following proteins are co-located in the Siansivirga zeaxanthinifaciens CC-SAMT-1 genome:
- a CDS encoding BatD family protein, translating into MNYDFRIFNFQNSQRKSMFLLVVLVLFSWFSNAQVKASIDSTTIKIGAQITYKIEVETKANNLVVFPEGQSFAPLEMIESYSIDTIKNQDKFNLIKKYGLTQFDSGAYTIPRQKIIIGDKTFFTDSLKVEVNNVVIDTTKQGLYDIKPIIEVEKPSSNWWKYLLITLLIIGVVGFLMYWFIWRKKPLTEAEQIALLPPYDRAKLALKKLDESHYLEHQEIKEYYSELTFIIRKYLDEKVYDKALESTTDELIERLNMLKEANQVDISKEDIRNLESILKRADLVKFAKSAVDVELAKLDRNTIDIEIDHVKEALPEPTEEEKLLDEKYREELERKKKRNKVILTVALSIVLLFATFVGFGIKYGFSYVKDTIIGHDSMELLQSDWVTSAYGVPPVTISTPKVLKRVELPVADAMKQQVTQTTFMYGSLLDFFSVMVNTTAYKNMGDNKIDIEQVSEQMLKTIESQGAQDIVVLRDKFLTPNGAEGLKTYGSLKFTNPITKSEQEGNYVMLLFASENVLQQIMLTYPRDDEYADQIVDRILNSVELKKAEN; encoded by the coding sequence ATGAATTACGATTTTAGAATTTTTAATTTTCAAAACAGTCAGCGAAAAAGCATGTTTTTGTTGGTTGTCTTGGTTCTTTTTTCATGGTTTTCTAATGCTCAGGTTAAAGCTTCTATCGATTCTACAACTATAAAAATAGGCGCGCAAATTACCTATAAAATTGAAGTAGAAACCAAAGCTAATAACTTGGTTGTTTTTCCCGAAGGGCAATCTTTTGCACCTCTGGAAATGATTGAATCTTATAGTATCGATACTATAAAAAATCAAGATAAATTCAATCTTATAAAAAAATACGGATTAACACAATTCGATTCTGGAGCCTATACCATACCAAGGCAAAAAATTATTATTGGCGATAAAACCTTCTTTACCGATTCGTTAAAAGTTGAGGTAAATAATGTGGTAATAGATACCACAAAGCAAGGTTTATACGATATTAAACCCATTATTGAAGTAGAAAAACCATCGAGCAATTGGTGGAAATATTTGCTAATAACACTTTTAATAATTGGCGTGGTTGGTTTTTTAATGTATTGGTTTATTTGGAGAAAAAAACCACTTACCGAAGCCGAACAAATTGCATTATTACCGCCCTACGACCGTGCTAAATTAGCTTTAAAAAAGTTAGATGAAAGTCATTATTTAGAGCATCAGGAAATTAAAGAATATTATTCAGAGCTTACATTTATTATAAGAAAATATCTAGACGAAAAAGTTTACGATAAAGCCCTGGAAAGCACTACCGATGAACTTATTGAAAGACTTAATATGCTAAAAGAAGCCAATCAGGTTGATATTAGTAAAGAAGATATTAGAAACTTAGAAAGCATATTAAAACGTGCCGATTTAGTGAAATTCGCAAAATCTGCCGTCGATGTTGAATTGGCAAAATTAGATAGAAATACCATCGACATAGAAATTGATCACGTTAAAGAGGCGCTACCAGAGCCTACCGAGGAAGAAAAACTACTCGACGAAAAATATCGTGAAGAATTAGAGCGTAAAAAGAAACGTAATAAAGTAATTTTAACAGTCGCTTTAAGTATTGTTCTTCTATTTGCAACGTTTGTTGGGTTTGGTATCAAATATGGCTTTTCTTATGTAAAAGATACCATTATTGGCCATGACAGTATGGAACTTTTACAAAGCGATTGGGTTACCAGTGCTTATGGGGTACCGCCAGTAACTATTAGCACACCAAAAGTGCTAAAACGTGTTGAGCTACCTGTAGCCGATGCTATGAAACAACAGGTTACACAAACAACCTTTATGTATGGTAGTTTGCTCGATTTCTTTAGCGTTATGGTAAACACAACCGCCTACAAAAATATGGGCGATAATAAAATAGATATTGAGCAGGTTTCAGAGCAAATGCTTAAAACTATTGAATCGCAAGGCGCCCAAGATATTGTTGTTTTAAGAGATAAATTTTTAACACCCAATGGAGCAGAAGGTTTAAAAACTTACGGTAGTTTAAAATTTACTAATCCAATTACAAAAAGTGAACAGGAAGGCAATTATGTTATGTTATTGTTTGCATCAGAAAATGTTTTACAACAAATTATGTTAACCTATCCTAGAGATGATGAATATGCAGACCAAATAGTAGATCGCATATTAAATTCAGTAGAACTTAAAAAAGCAGAAAACTAA
- the amaB gene encoding L-piperidine-6-carboxylate dehydrogenase yields the protein MSVISETFQMKQILNDLGISEINEGTSTGNNIFASGEIIESFSPVDGQLIAKVKSTSKDDYQKVIKTATSAFKVWRTTPAPQRGDIVRQFADKLRENKQALGTLVSYEMGKSLQEGLGEVQEMIDICDFAVGLSRQLHGLTMHSERPGHRMYEQYHPLGVVGIISAFNFPVAVWSWNTALAWICGDVCIWKPSEKAPLCGIACQNLAAQVFKANQLPEGISCLINGDYSVGEFLTKDTQIPLISATGSTRMGKIVAKEVAGRLGKTLLELGGNNAIIVTPDADIKMTVIGAVFGAVGTAGQRCTSTRRLIIHESIYDKVKTALVEAYKQLRIGNPLDENNHVGPLIDTDAVKSYNNALQKVVEEGGKLVVEGGVLSGEGYESGCYVKPAIAEASPNFKIVQQETFAPVLYLLKYSGAVENAVEIQNNVAQGLSSAIMTNNLREAEYFLSVQGSDCGIANVNIGTSGAEIGGAFGGEKETGGGRESGSDAWKVYMRRQTNTINYTTKLPLAQGIKFDL from the coding sequence ATGAGTGTAATTTCAGAAACTTTTCAAATGAAACAAATTTTAAACGATTTAGGTATAAGTGAAATAAATGAAGGCACTTCAACAGGCAATAATATCTTTGCAAGCGGTGAAATTATAGAGTCGTTTTCGCCTGTTGATGGCCAACTTATAGCAAAAGTAAAATCTACTTCTAAAGACGATTACCAAAAGGTTATAAAAACGGCTACTTCGGCATTTAAAGTATGGCGAACAACGCCTGCACCACAGCGTGGAGACATTGTGCGCCAGTTTGCAGATAAATTAAGAGAAAATAAACAAGCCCTGGGCACACTGGTTTCATACGAAATGGGTAAAAGCTTGCAAGAGGGCTTGGGTGAGGTACAAGAAATGATTGATATTTGCGATTTTGCCGTTGGTTTATCGCGCCAACTTCATGGATTAACCATGCACAGCGAACGCCCAGGCCACCGTATGTACGAGCAGTATCATCCTTTGGGTGTTGTTGGTATTATTTCTGCTTTTAACTTTCCTGTAGCTGTTTGGTCATGGAACACGGCCTTGGCATGGATTTGCGGCGATGTTTGTATCTGGAAACCCAGCGAGAAAGCACCGCTTTGCGGGATTGCCTGTCAAAATCTTGCCGCTCAGGTTTTCAAAGCAAACCAGTTGCCAGAAGGCATTTCTTGTTTAATAAACGGCGATTATAGCGTAGGAGAATTTTTAACCAAAGACACGCAAATACCTTTAATATCGGCAACGGGTTCTACCCGCATGGGGAAAATTGTTGCCAAAGAAGTGGCAGGCCGTTTAGGTAAAACACTGTTAGAACTTGGAGGAAACAATGCGATTATTGTAACCCCCGATGCCGATATAAAAATGACGGTCATTGGAGCCGTTTTTGGTGCTGTTGGTACTGCTGGACAACGTTGTACAAGTACCCGTCGATTAATCATTCACGAAAGTATTTACGATAAGGTAAAAACAGCTTTGGTAGAAGCTTATAAACAATTGCGCATTGGTAATCCGTTAGATGAAAATAATCATGTTGGACCTTTAATAGATACCGATGCTGTTAAAAGTTATAACAATGCTTTACAAAAAGTAGTGGAAGAAGGCGGTAAGCTTGTTGTTGAAGGCGGCGTGCTTTCGGGTGAAGGCTACGAAAGTGGATGCTATGTTAAGCCAGCTATTGCCGAAGCGAGTCCTAACTTTAAAATTGTTCAACAAGAAACCTTTGCACCAGTTTTATATTTATTAAAATATTCGGGTGCTGTTGAAAATGCTGTTGAAATTCAAAATAATGTAGCTCAAGGATTGAGTTCTGCGATTATGACCAACAATTTACGTGAAGCCGAATATTTTTTGTCGGTTCAAGGGTCTGATTGTGGTATTGCTAATGTTAATATTGGAACGTCTGGAGCAGAAATTGGTGGTGCTTTTGGTGGCGAAAAGGAAACTGGTGGCGGCCGTGAATCTGGTTCTGATGCTTGGAAAGTTTATATGCGCAGACAAACAAATACCATAAACTACACAACAAAACTACCTTTAGCTCAAGGCATAAAATTTGACTTATAA
- a CDS encoding CYTH domain-containing protein, with amino-acid sequence MIEIERKFLVVSNDYKTKAFNHTRIIQGFLNTHKERTVRVRIKGNQGFLTVKGLSTSNGLSRFEWEKEISTEEAEMLLKICEPGVIDKTRYEVKIDNLIFEIDEFYGDNEGLIIAEIELENENDTFLKPSWLGEEVTGNIKYYNSQLSKQPFKLWKK; translated from the coding sequence ATGATAGAAATTGAACGTAAATTTTTAGTAGTTTCTAATGATTATAAAACAAAGGCTTTTAATCACACACGAATAATTCAAGGATTTTTAAATACACATAAAGAACGAACGGTAAGAGTAAGAATTAAAGGAAATCAAGGATTTTTAACAGTAAAAGGCCTATCTACTTCCAATGGTTTATCGCGCTTTGAATGGGAAAAGGAAATAAGCACAGAGGAAGCCGAAATGCTTTTAAAAATTTGTGAACCCGGCGTTATCGATAAAACACGTTACGAGGTAAAAATAGATAATCTTATTTTTGAAATTGATGAATTTTACGGTGATAATGAAGGTTTAATTATAGCCGAAATTGAACTTGAAAATGAAAACGACACTTTTTTAAAACCTAGTTGGCTAGGAGAAGAGGTTACCGGCAACATAAAATATTATAATTCACAACTTAGTAAACAACCATTTAAATTATGGAAAAAATAA
- a CDS encoding SDR family NAD(P)-dependent oxidoreductase has protein sequence MTKTALITGATSGIGRATACEFAKYGIKLILCGRRIERLKSIQEALSKLTDVHILNFDVRDKTETFNAIESLPADFKNIDILVNNAGNAHGLDSIDQGSTDDWDAMMDINVKGLLYVSKAIIPQMTERKSGHIINIGSSAGKEVYAKGNVYCASKHAVLAITEGMRIDLNPFNIKVSSINPGLVETEFSQVRFKGNAIANNVYKGFDALQAEDIAEIIYFVVSRPKHVNIADLLVFPSAQANSSIVKKEF, from the coding sequence ATGACAAAAACCGCGCTTATTACAGGAGCAACTAGTGGCATTGGACGCGCAACGGCTTGCGAGTTTGCAAAATATGGTATTAAATTAATTTTATGCGGAAGACGTATAGAACGATTAAAAAGCATTCAAGAAGCCTTAAGCAAACTTACCGATGTCCATATTTTAAATTTTGATGTTCGCGATAAAACCGAAACATTTAATGCCATAGAATCGCTTCCAGCCGATTTTAAAAATATTGATATTTTAGTAAATAATGCGGGTAATGCCCATGGTTTAGACTCTATAGACCAAGGAAGCACAGACGACTGGGATGCCATGATGGATATTAACGTAAAAGGGTTGCTTTACGTTAGCAAGGCTATTATACCCCAAATGACCGAGCGTAAATCGGGGCATATTATAAACATTGGCTCATCTGCAGGGAAAGAAGTGTATGCTAAAGGCAATGTTTATTGTGCCAGTAAACATGCAGTTTTAGCGATTACCGAAGGCATGCGCATCGATTTAAATCCGTTTAACATTAAGGTAAGTTCTATTAATCCTGGCTTAGTAGAAACCGAGTTTTCTCAAGTTAGATTTAAGGGAAACGCTATTGCCAATAATGTTTACAAAGGGTTTGATGCCTTACAAGCCGAAGATATTGCTGAAATAATTTATTTTGTAGTTTCACGCCCCAAGCACGTAAATATTGCCGATTTACTTGTATTTCCTAGCGCACAAGCCAATAGTAGTATTGTGAAAAAAGAATTTTAA
- a CDS encoding ATP-binding protein — translation MINKRLLIKHLLAHNDENSFYDKKRKIDIGLKEGKAKFLKHICALSNSNPKNNSYIVIGVEDGDNNIVGVDFFDDSKIQNLINAYLSNPPIVQYENIPFPHLPDHKVVGLVTIRPKEGLTSLRKNIWKYYGGSVFFRDGSMSMPKVFDIKIEDVNSAIVASIESNAQNNIEHTLNGVFDFMNKRKDYHPQYKVFKEYFVMCWAGQKKVVKDEIFYSRVDIELINEQVRLFFSALDEVALFIDNDSFKIIEYVNLGFQNFNKYYQLEETVITFEDNGNYNIKTKLLFEAPEYDKKILHHVYNANNSILEKLKKGLTLTKTETEDLKNLPVTYLICYLNLFHEAIDKLHEAKPYLKSYSDELYHLYKESVRVLRKIKYS, via the coding sequence ATGATTAACAAACGCCTCCTTATTAAACATTTGCTTGCGCATAACGACGAAAACAGTTTTTATGATAAAAAACGCAAAATAGACATTGGTTTAAAAGAAGGCAAAGCCAAATTTTTAAAACATATTTGCGCGCTTTCAAACAGCAATCCAAAAAACAATTCGTACATCGTTATAGGGGTTGAAGATGGAGACAACAACATTGTAGGCGTCGATTTTTTCGACGATAGTAAAATACAAAATCTAATTAATGCCTATTTAAGCAACCCGCCTATAGTACAATACGAAAACATTCCATTTCCGCATTTGCCAGACCATAAAGTGGTTGGTTTAGTTACCATAAGACCAAAAGAAGGTCTTACATCGCTTAGAAAAAATATCTGGAAATATTATGGTGGTTCTGTGTTTTTTAGAGATGGAAGTATGAGCATGCCTAAAGTATTCGACATTAAAATTGAAGATGTTAATTCGGCCATAGTGGCATCTATTGAAAGTAATGCACAAAACAACATTGAACACACCCTAAATGGTGTTTTCGATTTTATGAATAAACGAAAAGATTACCATCCGCAGTACAAAGTTTTTAAAGAGTATTTTGTAATGTGTTGGGCTGGTCAAAAAAAGGTTGTTAAAGATGAAATTTTTTATTCTCGCGTCGATATTGAACTTATTAATGAACAAGTGCGTTTATTTTTCTCTGCTTTAGATGAAGTAGCGCTTTTTATTGATAACGATAGTTTTAAAATTATTGAATACGTTAATTTAGGGTTTCAAAATTTCAACAAATATTATCAATTAGAAGAAACCGTCATTACTTTTGAAGATAACGGCAATTACAACATAAAAACAAAGCTTCTTTTTGAAGCTCCCGAATATGATAAAAAGATTTTACACCATGTTTACAACGCCAATAACAGCATTCTGGAGAAACTAAAAAAAGGACTTACACTAACAAAAACCGAAACCGAAGACCTAAAAAACCTACCTGTTACTTACCTTATTTGCTATTTGAATTTGTTTCATGAAGCCATTGATAAATTACACGAAGCAAAACCTTATTTAAAATCGTATAGTGATGAATTGTACCATCTCTATAAAGAATCTGTTAGAGTATTAAGAAAAATAAAATACAGTTAG
- a CDS encoding DUF58 domain-containing protein: protein MDTKELLKKVRKIEIKTRRLSDHIFGGEYHSTFKGRGMTFSEVRQYQFGDDVRNIDWNVTARYNEPFVKVFEEERELTMMLMVDVSGSELFGTNQQFKNEVVTEIAATLAFSATQNNDKIGLILFSDKVELYIPPKKGRSHVLRIIRELIEFEPESKKTNLAHALKFMQNVMKKKAIVFVLSDFIADDYHQTMKIVSGKHDVTGIRVYDKREEEIPNLGVVQMQDEETGELLLVNTSSKKVRLNYGKFYQDKVTYYKESFNKAGAGTIDCRVDESYVKKMLGYFKRRG from the coding sequence ATGGATACTAAAGAATTACTAAAAAAAGTACGAAAAATAGAGATTAAGACACGTCGTTTGTCCGATCATATTTTTGGAGGCGAATACCATTCTACCTTTAAAGGGCGTGGTATGACTTTTAGTGAGGTGCGTCAATACCAATTTGGTGACGATGTTCGAAACATAGATTGGAATGTAACTGCGCGTTATAACGAACCTTTTGTAAAAGTTTTTGAAGAAGAACGCGAACTTACCATGATGCTTATGGTAGATGTTTCGGGATCAGAATTGTTTGGTACAAACCAACAATTTAAAAACGAAGTGGTAACCGAAATTGCTGCTACTTTAGCCTTTTCGGCAACACAAAATAACGATAAAATCGGACTTATTTTATTTTCAGATAAGGTAGAATTATACATACCACCAAAAAAGGGTCGTTCGCATGTGCTTCGCATTATACGTGAGTTAATTGAGTTCGAACCAGAAAGTAAAAAAACCAATTTAGCTCATGCTTTAAAATTCATGCAAAATGTAATGAAGAAGAAAGCAATTGTATTTGTACTCTCCGATTTTATTGCAGACGATTACCACCAAACTATGAAAATTGTTTCAGGAAAACACGATGTTACAGGTATCCGGGTTTACGATAAACGCGAAGAAGAAATTCCTAATTTGGGTGTGGTGCAAATGCAAGATGAAGAAACAGGCGAATTATTATTAGTTAATACGAGTTCAAAAAAAGTTAGATTAAATTATGGTAAGTTTTATCAAGACAAGGTAACTTATTATAAGGAAAGCTTTAATAAAGCAGGCGCAGGAACCATAGATTGTCGTGTAGATGAAAGCTACGTTAAGAAAATGTTGGGTTACTTTAAAAGGAGAGGATAA
- a CDS encoding YciI family protein, whose amino-acid sequence MEKIKLIASIFITTLVLVACKDDAKSSTDANTSEIEEVITDSFEVQMTNEPIKKSNSEIKAELENKGFKTFNFIEEETQDTILMQQYFMVLLKSGPIRSQNEEEAELLQQAHLNHLSKMYQLGYADISGPFGDNGNLRGVTIYNVPTLKMADSLAKADPMVKAGRLEVEIHPWWAAKGFSLR is encoded by the coding sequence ATGGAAAAAATAAAATTAATAGCCAGTATTTTTATAACAACGCTTGTTTTAGTTGCCTGTAAAGACGATGCAAAATCTTCTACAGATGCAAATACGTCTGAAATTGAAGAGGTTATTACAGATTCTTTTGAAGTGCAAATGACTAATGAGCCTATTAAAAAATCGAATAGTGAAATTAAGGCCGAGCTAGAAAATAAAGGATTTAAAACCTTTAACTTTATTGAGGAAGAGACACAGGATACAATTTTAATGCAACAGTATTTTATGGTTCTTTTAAAAAGCGGACCCATTCGCTCTCAAAATGAAGAGGAGGCTGAACTTTTACAACAAGCCCATTTAAACCACTTAAGCAAAATGTACCAATTGGGTTATGCCGATATTTCGGGACCTTTTGGAGATAACGGAAACTTAAGAGGCGTAACCATTTACAACGTACCTACTTTAAAAATGGCAGATAGTTTAGCAAAAGCAGACCCTATGGTTAAAGCAGGCCGATTAGAAGTTGAAATTCATCCATGGTGGGCTGCAAAAGGATTTTCTTTGAGGTAA
- the dinB gene encoding DNA polymerase IV, giving the protein MFSDLPIRKIIHVDMDAFYASVAQLDHPELIGKAIAVGGSEKRGVISAASYEARKFGVKSAMSGSLAAKLCPELIFVKPDFERYKEISNKIRRIFYDYTDLVEPLSLDEAYLDVTTNKKGNPSASLIAQEIRDRIYNEVGLRASAGISINKFIAKVASDFNKPNGQKTVNPEEVIPFLEQIDIRKFYGVGKVTAEKMYQLGIFTGKDLKLKSVEYLENHFGKSGKYYYQVVRGIHNSEVKPNRIRKSLAAERTFSENLSSEIFMLEKLNRIAEEVSKRLLKSNVSGKTITLKIKYSDFTLQTRSKTLPYFINDKSLILETAKELLYQDKLNNSVRLLGISMSSLNTEHKNKVEHKPISVQLKFEF; this is encoded by the coding sequence ATGTTTAGCGATTTACCAATACGAAAGATAATTCATGTAGATATGGATGCATTTTATGCGTCTGTAGCGCAATTGGACCATCCAGAACTTATTGGAAAAGCTATTGCTGTTGGTGGCAGCGAAAAAAGAGGTGTTATAAGTGCTGCTAGTTACGAAGCCAGAAAATTTGGTGTTAAAAGTGCCATGTCTGGAAGTTTAGCCGCCAAACTTTGTCCGGAACTTATTTTTGTTAAGCCCGATTTTGAACGGTATAAAGAAATCTCTAACAAAATAAGACGAATTTTTTACGATTATACCGATTTGGTTGAACCGCTTTCTCTAGATGAAGCTTATTTAGATGTTACAACGAATAAAAAAGGAAACCCGAGCGCCTCGCTTATTGCCCAGGAAATTAGAGACCGCATTTATAATGAGGTTGGTTTGAGAGCATCGGCTGGAATTTCAATTAATAAATTTATTGCAAAAGTTGCCAGCGATTTTAATAAGCCTAACGGACAAAAAACGGTTAATCCAGAAGAAGTTATTCCGTTTTTAGAACAAATTGATATTAGAAAATTTTATGGTGTTGGTAAAGTAACGGCAGAAAAAATGTATCAGTTAGGAATTTTTACCGGAAAAGATTTAAAACTAAAATCTGTTGAATATTTAGAAAATCATTTTGGTAAATCTGGCAAATACTACTATCAAGTTGTAAGAGGAATACATAACAGCGAAGTAAAGCCCAACAGAATAAGAAAAAGTTTGGCAGCCGAGCGCACGTTTAGTGAAAATTTATCTTCGGAAATTTTTATGCTCGAAAAATTAAATCGTATTGCCGAAGAAGTTTCTAAGAGATTATTAAAAAGTAACGTTTCGGGTAAAACAATAACATTAAAAATAAAATACAGCGACTTTACTTTACAAACAAGAAGCAAAACACTGCCTTACTTTATTAATGATAAGTCGTTAATTTTAGAAACCGCTAAAGAACTTCTCTACCAAGACAAATTAAATAATTCGGTGAGATTATTAGGCATTTCCATGTCGAGTTTAAACACCGAACACAAAAATAAAGTGGAACACAAACCCATAAGTGTTCAATTAAAATTTGAATTTTAA
- a CDS encoding DUF4382 domain-containing protein, which translates to MKTFMKLKLILPLFLLAFIFSCNNSDSDGIDKSAPTISVRLVDAPGDYKAVNVNIVDVMIKMNDDSDDESGWISLNANNETVNLLDFTGGLSKVLVDRFPIPAGTLSQMRLVLGDGNTIVIENEAGENEFDLKTPSAQQSGLKLKVNAEIEEGFTYDFVLDFDVEKSIVNAGSSGNIILKPVLYVSAEVSSGIIEGTITPSDVPVMVSVLVDDMDNDDSEDDFIISAYTDENGDFALWGVPAGTYEITITPLDETSDYGSTSLEGVVVTNGSIKTLDAPITLELKPGSISGDVTNDIEVTAEIKISGTDTVQATVMSNASGEFEFENIPPGNYTLTISVANFEAATIEVEVLPGLETVLTPVALVAL; encoded by the coding sequence ATGAAAACATTTATGAAATTGAAATTAATCTTACCTCTTTTTTTATTAGCCTTTATTTTTTCTTGTAACAACTCAGATTCCGATGGTATTGATAAATCGGCTCCAACCATATCTGTTCGACTTGTAGATGCGCCTGGCGACTACAAAGCTGTAAATGTGAACATAGTTGATGTTATGATTAAAATGAATGATGATAGCGACGACGAGAGCGGTTGGATTTCATTAAACGCCAACAACGAAACTGTTAATTTATTAGATTTTACTGGCGGTTTAAGTAAAGTGCTGGTTGACAGATTTCCTATTCCAGCAGGAACATTAAGTCAAATGCGTTTGGTTTTAGGTGATGGTAATACCATTGTTATTGAAAATGAAGCAGGCGAAAATGAATTCGATCTTAAAACACCTAGCGCTCAACAATCGGGTTTAAAACTTAAAGTTAATGCCGAAATTGAAGAAGGATTTACTTATGATTTTGTTTTAGATTTTGATGTTGAAAAATCTATTGTTAATGCAGGTTCATCTGGTAATATTATTTTAAAACCTGTTTTATACGTAAGTGCAGAAGTGAGTTCTGGTATTATTGAAGGTACCATTACACCATCAGATGTACCTGTAATGGTTTCTGTTTTAGTAGACGATATGGATAACGATGATAGTGAAGATGATTTTATTATCTCTGCTTACACCGATGAAAACGGCGATTTTGCATTATGGGGCGTACCAGCAGGAACTTACGAAATTACCATTACACCTCTTGATGAAACATCAGATTATGGATCGACAAGCCTAGAAGGTGTTGTAGTAACTAATGGAAGTATTAAAACGTTAGATGCACCAATAACTTTAGAATTAAAACCAGGTTCTATTAGTGGCGATGTAACCAATGATATTGAAGTAACTGCTGAAATTAAAATTAGTGGCACCGATACGGTTCAAGCAACCGTAATGTCTAATGCCAGTGGTGAATTTGAATTTGAAAACATTCCACCAGGAAACTATACTTTAACAATAAGTGTAGCAAATTTTGAAGCAGCAACAATTGAAGTAGAAGTTTTACCTGGCTTAGAAACAGTTCTAACACCAGTTGCTTTAGTAGCTTTATAA
- a CDS encoding AAA family ATPase — translation MEDTGTIDIKTINEKIEKESAFVDLLMLEMNKVIVGQKHMVERLLIGLLGQGHILLEGVPGLAKTLAINTLAQAVDGSFSRIQFTPDLLPADVTGTLIYNMKVNDFSIKKGPIFANFVLADEVNRAPAKVQSALLEAMQEKQVTIGDETFKLDKPFLVMATMNPVEQEGTYPLPEAQVDRFMLKTVIDYPKIAEEQLIMRANLKGAWDKVNSVVSVDQILNAQKAVRDVYMDEKIEKYILDIIFATRYPEKYKLADLKPLISFGASPRGSINLATAAKCYAFIKRRGYVIPEDVRAVVYDVLRHRIGITYEAEAEKVTSVDIINKIVNEIEVP, via the coding sequence ATGGAAGATACAGGTACTATTGATATTAAGACAATTAACGAAAAAATTGAAAAGGAAAGTGCTTTTGTTGATTTGTTAATGCTAGAGATGAACAAAGTCATCGTTGGGCAAAAGCATATGGTAGAACGTTTACTTATCGGTTTGTTAGGTCAGGGGCATATATTGTTAGAAGGTGTACCTGGTTTAGCAAAAACTTTAGCCATTAACACACTGGCTCAAGCTGTAGACGGAAGTTTCAGCAGAATTCAGTTCACACCAGATTTATTACCTGCCGATGTTACAGGTACCCTAATATACAACATGAAGGTGAACGATTTCTCTATAAAAAAGGGGCCAATTTTCGCGAACTTCGTGCTTGCAGATGAGGTGAATCGTGCTCCGGCAAAAGTACAGTCGGCTTTACTTGAAGCCATGCAGGAAAAACAAGTTACTATTGGCGACGAAACCTTTAAGTTAGACAAACCATTTTTAGTAATGGCAACCATGAACCCAGTCGAGCAGGAAGGAACTTACCCGTTACCAGAAGCTCAGGTAGACCGTTTCATGTTAAAAACAGTTATCGATTATCCAAAAATTGCAGAAGAGCAATTAATTATGCGTGCCAATTTAAAAGGCGCCTGGGATAAAGTAAACTCGGTGGTATCTGTCGATCAAATCCTGAATGCACAAAAAGCCGTTCGCGATGTGTATATGGATGAGAAAATTGAAAAATACATTCTAGATATTATTTTCGCTACGCGTTATCCAGAAAAATATAAGTTGGCAGATTTAAAACCACTTATTTCATTTGGTGCTTCACCTCGTGGTAGTATCAATTTAGCAACGGCTGCAAAATGTTATGCTTTTATTAAACGTCGTGGTTATGTCATACCAGAAGATGTTCGTGCCGTTGTTTACGATGTGTTAAGACACAGAATTGGTATTACTTACGAAGCAGAAGCCGAAAAAGTAACTTCGGTAGATATCATTAATAAAATAGTAAACGAAATAGAAGTACCTTAA